A part of Saccharomonospora amisosensis genomic DNA contains:
- a CDS encoding DNA gyrase/topoisomerase IV subunit B translates to MTILGASDPVTASAETLYGADDLTHLEGLEAVRKRPGMYIGSTDSRGVNHLFTEIVDNSTDEGVAGHASRVVVTLHADGSVEVEDDGRGIPTGVHGKSGLSGVELVLTRLHAGGKFGGSGYKTSGGLHGVGASAVNALSLRFDVTVKQGGKVHEMSFARGVPGVFDGPGPKARFTRQSGLRLVRKMKRGESTGTTIRYWHDSRYFESGAALDLETVRTKLRHTAFLVPGLTYVLRTATDATINEETFHFPNGLADMVEFLAPAGDKPVSGILLVNGEGTYKENAADENGVMKSNVERKAEVEVALRWGTGYERTVECFTNTIRNVHGGTHRKGFERALVRAVHDAISKTRGLLKPKEDPPTLDDICEGMTAVIHVRIPEPQFTSQTKDELSTAGITKVIQGIVEKHIKAWTENRRTKSEAKTVLQKIVDASRVRIAQKQQKDAARRKTALEGAAMPPKLVDCRTTGVARSELFLVEGDSALGSARMARVSEYQALLPLRGKILNVQKAGLGDALKNAEIASIVQVLGAGTGRTFDVSTMRYGRVILMADADVDGSHIRTLLITLFARYMRPVIEEGRLYAAMPPLHKIVTKGRNQQTHYTFTEREMEAKVSELEKAGKQVVKPVPRFKGLGEMDADELWETTMNPATRAVRRITLDDVDAAEAALELLMGEKVEPRRNWLVASAERVDQAAIDI, encoded by the coding sequence ATGACGATTCTGGGAGCGAGCGACCCTGTGACTGCTTCGGCCGAGACCCTCTACGGGGCCGACGACCTGACCCACCTCGAGGGTTTGGAAGCGGTCCGCAAGCGACCCGGTATGTACATCGGGTCCACCGACAGCCGGGGCGTCAACCACCTCTTCACCGAGATCGTGGACAACTCCACCGACGAAGGGGTCGCGGGTCACGCCAGCAGGGTTGTCGTGACCTTGCACGCCGACGGCAGCGTGGAGGTCGAGGACGACGGAAGGGGCATCCCCACCGGCGTGCACGGCAAGTCGGGCCTTTCCGGCGTCGAACTGGTGTTGACGCGGCTGCACGCGGGCGGGAAGTTCGGTGGGTCCGGCTACAAGACGTCCGGCGGCCTGCACGGCGTCGGAGCATCCGCGGTCAACGCGTTGTCGCTGCGCTTCGACGTGACGGTCAAGCAGGGCGGCAAGGTACACGAGATGTCGTTCGCGCGCGGGGTGCCCGGTGTCTTCGACGGGCCTGGCCCGAAAGCGCGCTTCACGCGGCAGTCCGGCCTGCGGCTGGTGCGCAAGATGAAGCGCGGCGAGTCCACCGGCACCACCATCCGGTACTGGCACGACTCCCGGTACTTCGAGTCGGGCGCTGCGCTGGATCTGGAAACCGTGCGTACCAAGCTGAGGCACACCGCGTTTCTCGTGCCCGGCCTCACCTACGTGCTGCGCACCGCCACCGACGCCACCATCAACGAGGAGACGTTCCACTTCCCGAACGGGCTCGCCGACATGGTCGAGTTCCTCGCACCCGCGGGGGACAAGCCCGTCTCGGGCATCCTGCTGGTGAATGGTGAGGGTACCTACAAGGAGAACGCCGCCGACGAGAACGGCGTCATGAAGTCCAATGTAGAGCGCAAGGCCGAGGTGGAGGTGGCGTTGCGCTGGGGAACCGGCTACGAGCGCACGGTGGAGTGCTTCACCAACACGATCCGCAACGTGCACGGTGGCACACATCGCAAGGGATTCGAGCGTGCCCTGGTGCGGGCGGTGCACGACGCGATCTCCAAGACGCGCGGCCTGCTCAAGCCGAAGGAGGACCCGCCGACCCTTGACGACATCTGCGAGGGGATGACCGCGGTCATCCATGTGCGGATTCCCGAGCCGCAGTTCACTTCCCAGACCAAGGACGAGCTGTCTACCGCGGGGATCACCAAAGTGATCCAGGGAATCGTCGAGAAACACATCAAGGCGTGGACGGAGAACCGCAGGACCAAATCCGAGGCCAAGACGGTGCTACAGAAGATCGTCGATGCCTCGCGGGTCCGCATCGCGCAGAAACAGCAGAAGGACGCCGCACGGCGCAAGACCGCGCTCGAGGGCGCGGCCATGCCGCCCAAGCTCGTGGACTGCCGCACGACGGGAGTGGCGCGCAGCGAACTGTTTCTCGTGGAGGGTGACAGCGCGCTCGGTTCGGCGCGGATGGCGCGGGTCTCGGAGTACCAGGCGCTGCTCCCGTTGCGCGGCAAGATTCTCAACGTGCAGAAGGCCGGGCTCGGTGACGCGTTGAAGAACGCCGAGATCGCCTCGATCGTGCAGGTGCTCGGGGCGGGCACGGGCAGGACGTTCGACGTGTCGACGATGCGCTACGGCAGGGTCATCCTGATGGCCGACGCCGACGTCGACGGTTCTCACATCCGAACCCTGCTGATCACCCTGTTCGCAAGGTACATGCGGCCGGTGATCGAGGAGGGCAGGCTCTACGCGGCGATGCCGCCGTTGCACAAGATCGTGACGAAGGGCCGGAACCAGCAGACCCACTACACCTTCACCGAGCGGGAGATGGAGGCCAAGGTCTCCGAGTTGGAGAAGGCGGGCAAGCAGGTGGTCAAGCCGGTGCCCCGGTTCAAGGGACTCGGCGAGATGGACGCCGACGAGCTGTGGGAAACCACCATGAACCCGGCCACCAGGGCCGTTCGCCGCATCACCCTCGACGACGTCGATGCCGCCGAGGCGGCACTCGAGCTGCTCATGGGCGAGAAGGTGGAGCCGAGGCGCAACTGGCTCGTCGCTTCCGCCGAGCGGGTTGACCAGGCCGCCATCGACATCTGA